The Chengkuizengella sediminis genome contains the following window.
ACCACTTCAAATCAAAAGATGAAATTCTTGAAGCGACTACTATGAATTATATAAACGATTTGGTAATGGAATATGAACGAATTCTACAAGATCAAGATCGTACAGTAATTGAATTATTAAATCTTGTCTTCTTGAAAATAAGCGAATATAAGATCGATCAAATTGAAGAATGGCCAAAAATGAAAATTTTGTTTTCCTTTAGTGGGAACCACGTTATTTTAAGAAAATTAGCAGAGCAATTTGAACTTGTCACCACTGATTGTTATTTAAAACTATTTAGGAAGGGAAATGAAGAGGGGATATTTGAGATCAAGTACCCAGAGTTTTTGGCTAGTTTATGGACGAGAGAAGTTATGATGGTTTTTAACAAGTCAAGAGAAGTGATTTATGCAGAACAATCTGAAACATTACACAATTTTGAAAATTTATTGCATTTTACTGAAAACTTATTGAATCAAACATTAGGGTTTACAAGTCACAAGATTAAAATAAAAGAGGCAGCTCTTACTTATGTTCAAAGTGCTAGAAATGAACAAAATGGGGAGGGGTAAAATATGATGAAATGGTTTAATGAAATTAAAGAAGGAGATTTTAACTTAGTTGGAGGGAAAGGGTACAACTTAAGTAAGATGTACAATTTAGGATTAAAGGTCCCTAATGGATTTGTTATTACTTCTGAAACTTATGAACATTACGTAAATAGTAATGGGTTAAAAGATAAGATAAATGATATTGTTAACAGCAATCAATCTTCTTTAGAGAAATCAGAAGCCATAAAGAAATATTTTACTGAAGAATTTATTGAAAATGAGTTAAAAGAACAAATAGGCATGGATATGAAAAAGATTTCTAGCGGTCTTGTGGCTGTTAGGAGCAGTTCGACAGTAGAAGATTTACCTGGTATGAGTTTTGCAGGGCAGTATAACACCTATTTAAATGTGACGAACAAAGATATCATTGAAAAAATCATTTTATGTTGGCAATCTTTATGGAACGAAAGAGCGATTGAATACAGAAGTAAAAATAAGATCACTTCTGATTTTTCACATGCAATTGTGATTCAAGAAATGGTTAATGCCAAACTATCTGGTATTATTTTTACTTCAAATCCATTAACAGGAATAAGGAATGAATTACTTATCAATTCATCTTATGGTTTAGGGGAAGCAATTGTAAGTGGAGAAGTCAATCCTGATCAATATACAGTGGATAAAATTAGTGGCAAAATAATTAGAAAAGAGATTGCTTCAAAAGAAGTTTTATTTCAATATGCTCCATATGGAATTCAGTATGTACCAGTAAAAAACAATAAAAAGAAAGTAAGCTCCTTAGAAAGACATCATATTCAAATGATTGTAAAAGAAGCAGAGAAAATTCAAAATTACTTCGGTACACCTCAAGATATAGAATTTGCAATCAACGATTCAAATGAATTTTTTATCGTTCAATCAAGAGACATTACTTCATTATTCCCCATAGAACATTTTGAACAGGATGGCAAAATTAGAGCCTATTTATGTGTGAATACAGTCATGTTAGGTATGAAGGAACCATTTACACCTCTAGGTTTTGATATGTTTAGTCACACATTGCCGGCAATCATTAACATTATGAGTAGTCGTAAAAAACCAATAGATCATGTATTTGTTAAAAATGCTGATGGACGTATTTTTGCAGATATTACTTATTTATTATCTAAAAAATGGATTGGAAAACAATTTGGCAAGGCTTTTTCCGGAAATGACTTACCGTTTGAAGAGACTATGAATCGTTTGATCAAACAGCACGGGAAACAGTTTGTAAGTCAAGGGATTAAATTTAAAATCCCATGGGGAGTTTTTAAATATGCTCTAACAAGCATTAAAAATTTACGTGAAGCTAAAAAAATTCCAGTTACTCAGCGTTATGATCATATGAAAGCTATAGGTGAAGCAGTAATACAAAAGTATAAAATGAAAGCAGATAACCTCAAAAAACTTGAGGAAAAACTTGAATTTTTAAAAACGGTTATGGTTGAAGCCTTTATTTTATCCGTATCAAAGCAGGGGTGGTATTGTACAGATTATATGAACCTGACAAAAATTGAAAAGAAATTAAGAAAAATGTACGGTAATCGATTTGATGTCACACCTCTAACCAAATCATTTCCGGGTTGTATTTCAGTTGAACTAGGTATGTCACTAAATAAACTTGCCAAATACTTTGATGAACAGCAGATTGAACCAACTAATCATCATCCAAAAGTTAAGGATTTATTAAATAAATTTGGACACAGAAGTACCCTAGAGCTGGATTTTGGTGTAAAAAGATGGTCAGAAGATCCTGAATATATAATCAATCTAATTAAATCTTATGTGGTAGATCAAATGTATGAACGGAACATAGCAGAAATCGATGAAAATGCTAAAAAAGCGGAATTATTAATTGAGGAAATCTATCAAACGATAAAAGTAGATAAAGGTGAAAGAAAAGCGAATATGATGAGAACATTGATGATTAACTATCGTATCGCTGCTGGAATGAGAGAATATCCTAAATTTGATATCATAAGAATGATGACAATTGCTAGGGGAGTTATGCTCAATGTTGGGGAAGAATTCCAAAAGAATGGGCTGCTTGAAGAAGCTCAAGATATTTTCTATTTAAGAGTAAACGACATCAAGCACAAACAAAATTTGAAACAAATCGTGATCGAAAATAAGGAAACCTATCATAAGCAACTAACTAGAACAAACATTCCAAGAATTGTTTTAAATACTGGGGAAACATACTATTCAGCTCAAAAATTTGATCCAAATAGTAAAGTATTACAAGGGATGCCTTTATCAGCAGGTATTTATGAAGGGAAGGTCAGAGTTGTATTTGATCCTAAGGATTCTAAATTAATAGAAGGAGAAATTTTAGTAACTGAAAGTACGAACCCTGCTTGGACCCCATTATTTATAACAGCAAAAGGATTAATCATGGAATACGGAGGACCTGTGAGTCATGGTGGAATCGTAGCAAGAGAATATGGCATACCTGCAGTTGTAGGAATCCCATCAGCAACGAATAGGTTGAAAGATGGTCAAATGGTGAGAGTAAATGGAGAGACAGGTACGGTTGAATTATTGGAATGAAAAATATAAAAAATTAAACCGACTATAAATTCGTTTTAAGCCATTATTTTATGCGTTTATATGTAATAAAATGAAATTTGCTGTTTTTTTAGCAAGTGATAATTATTAAATTATAAGGGGGGATCTAGTTTGAATCAAAAACATATCTCAACCATATTTTTGGGACTAAGTATTTTAATAGGGTCTTGGTTTATTGCAGAAGGGTTAAAAGCTGATAAAAAAGAAATACATGATGTCTACATCAACGGCAATACAGACTATATGACAGTCAATCTAGTAAAAGAAATAGATGAGGGAGTAGATAAATTTGATGTTCCTCTTTTAAAGGGCTTAATGACAGGGTAGCTGCTCTAGTCCGCAGAACAATTACCAATTAAAGTGAAGAAATTGACGTGTTGTTGATGCTCTCTATTTTGAATTTTATAATAATTATAAAATGATTAGAGAGAAGAGGGAAAGCTATTGAAGAGAAATTGGAGTAAAAAAGAACTTGAAGAGCACTTTACTTTATTACCAAGTGAAGATCATTTAGTGTTAAGTAAAAAAACAAGCGCAAACCGTTTGGGGTTTGCTGTCCTTTTAAAATATTTCCAACTGGAAGCTCAATTTCCTAATAAGAAGCAAGATGTTCCCAAAGTTGTTGTTCAACATCTAGCTGATCAAATAAATTCTTCAGTTGAAGATTTTTTTGATAAATATAGTTGGGGTGGAAAAGAGAGAAGTTATACAGATCACCGAAAAGCAATACGAAACTTTTTTAGTTTTCGAGAACTTACTGCACATGACAATGCACTTTTCTCAAAGTCGTTAGAAGAAGAAGTTCAGTTCACCCATGATATTGAATATTTAAAAAATCAAGCATACAGTCTTTTTCGTACATGGAAAGTTGAACCTCCCTCTGTTGGAAGCTTAAAAAGAATGATTGAATCTGCTATTGATAAGTTTGAAAAAAATTTATATCAAATCACGTATCAGAAACTTTCCTCAAAAACTTGTTCTCGATTAGATGCCTTACTTGAATCTCATTCTAATGAAGAGAATGATGAGTTTTTCGATACAAATTTTACTGATGAAGAGAACAACGGTATCTTGTCCTTTCGTGAATTACTATCTTCTTCAGGGAAACCCAGTGTAAAAGCGATGGATATGGAAGTCAAAAAAATGTTATCTATTCAACATCTTCAAATTCCTCAAGATCTCTGTAAACAATTATCTCCTAAAATCGTAAAGAAATATCGGCTTCGTGCTGCTACAGAGACTGTAACTGAATTACGTGCCCACCCTGATCCTATTCGTTACACCTTGCTTACGATTTTATTTAGGCATCGATTATCCGAAATCATAGATACTTTAGCTGATCTTCTAGATGATATTACGCATAAATTTGGTAACAAAGCTAAAAATACGACTCGTAAAGAAGCAATAGAAGAATTGGAGCGAGTCAAAGGGAAAAATAAACACATCGTAAATCTATTAGAAGCCGCAGTCGATTATCCAGATGGAATCATCCAAGATACTCTATTCCCGATTGTTAGTTCTGACTTGATTCAAGATATTATTAAAGATATGACAAGGAACAATCGTGAGTATCAAGAAAAAATCTATACTAGGATGCATTCTTCATATCAAGGACATTATCGAAAAAACCTTTCTAACATTTTGAAAAACCTCACTTTTCGTTCCAACAATCAATCTCATCAACCCGTGATTGAATCAATCCAACTCATCCGAGAATATGCTGAAAGTGGACAACGTTATTTTGCAGTTGGGGATGAAGTTCCTATTGATGGGGTGATTCAGCCCAAATGGAAAGATATTATTATTGAGACAGATAACAAAGGTACTGAGCGAGTCAATCGAATCAACTATGAGATTGCTGTTTTACAATCCCTTCGAACTCGGCTTTGTTGTAAAGAAGTATGGATTGAGGGGGCAAATCGTTATCGAAATCCTGATGAAGATCTTCCACAAGATTTTGAAGAGCGTAAAAAAGAGCATTTTCAAGCATTGAAAGCACCTATTGACTCAGACTTGTTTATTTCAAAAATCAAACAAGTTATGAAGTATAGACTGAATCAGTTAAATCAGGGGTTTAAAGATAAGAGTAATCAAAAAGTGACCATTACTATGAAAAACAATAAAGGTTGGATTCGTGTCTCTCCTTTGGATAAGCAGCTTGAACCACCTCAGTTGGCTCATATTAAACAAGAAATTAAGCATCGTTGGTCAAATGTTAACTTATTAGATTTGCTTAAGGAAGCAGATTTTCATACAGGATTTACAAAACACTTTAAAACAACAGCGGATAGAGAGATCCTGGATCGAAAAACTATCCAACGGCGACTTCTTCTTAGTTTATTCGGCTTGGGAACCAATGCAGGGTTGAAGGCTGTTTCTGCTGGTAACAATACAGATAGTTATCGGGAACTTCGATATATCCGCAATAAATTCATACACAAAGATCATTTGCGTCAAGCTAATGCGGAGGTCGCTAATCACATTATTTATCATAGAATGAAAGAAGTATGGGGAGAAGCTACAACAGCTTGCGCTTCTGATTCGAAACATTTTGGGTCGTGGGATCAAAATTTACTTACGGAATGGCACCCTCGATATAAGAAGCATGGAGTGATGATTTATTGGCATACAGATCGAAAATCAGCATGTATTTATTCTCAACTCAAGTCCTGTCTGTCTTCAGAGGTAGCAGCTATGATTGAAGGAGTACTTCACCACTGTACAGATATGGAAATTGATCGTAATTATGTAGATACACATGGGCAAAGTGTTGTTGCTTTTGCTTTTTGTCATATTCTTGGTTTTAAACTGATGCCGCGTTTTAAAAATATTGGATCTCAAAAGTTATATCGTCCAGAAACAGGGATGAATGATGAGTATGAGCACTTACAAAAGGTTTTAAGTAAACCTATTAACTGGGATCTCATTCGTCAACAGTATGTTCAGATCATGAAGTATTCTGCAGCTCTACGATTAGGAACCGCATCAGCAGAAGCAATTTTAAAACGATTTACGAGAGATTCGCAACATCCAACTTATAGTGCTTTATGTGAATTAGGGAAAGCTATCAAAACCATCTTCCTTTGTGAGTATTTGTATTCTGAAGAGATTCGCAGAGAAATTCATGAGGGACTAAATACAGTTGAACATTGGAACTCCGTGAATAGCTATATTTTTTACGGAAAAAATAGTGAGATTCGTTCTAACTCTATAGAAGATCAAGAGGTATCTGCATTCTCTCTCCAACTACTTCAAAATTGCTTAGTCTATATGAACACCTTAATGGTTCAAGAGGTTCTCTACGATAATAACCAATATTGGTTGAAAAAAATGACTCCTGAGGATTTTAGAGGATTAACTCCTTTATTCTATAATCATGTGAATCCATATGGTACATTTAAGCTGAATATGGATCAGAGAATACCTATTAAGTTGAAAGTATCTTAATTTTTTAAGTCCCAGTATACGGAGATCAAGAGCAGAAAATTAAAAAAGATTTCTTACCAAAAACCATAGTTTTTGTAACATTATCTATAGGCTTTGGTAGTCTGTAAGTTTATAAGGTTTTCATGTTACCAAAAAAAGTTACAGAAAGTATTACCAAATACCTTTACAAAAACAATGTCTTTTCAGTAAAATGAAATGAATAACTTTTACTGGAGGATATAAATGATTATTGGCTATGCTCGAGTAAGTTCGCAGGATCAAAATTTGGATCGACAGATGAACATGCTCACTGAATATGGATGTGAAAAAATAGTAGAAGAAAAGTTTACAGGTACAATTAAAGAACGAAGTGGTTTGAATCAATTGTTTGAAGTGATCAGAAAAGGTGACACAGTCATAGTTGAAAGTATTTCTAGATTAGGAAGAAAAACATTGGACATTCTCAATATTATTCAACAATTTGATGAGACCGAAATTAAATTTGTTTCATTAAAGGAAAATATGGATACAGGTACTTCTACAGGTAAAGCCATGTTCCAAATGATGTGTGTGATTGCAGAATTGGAACGTAACTTAATTGCTGAAAGAGTGAAAGAAGGACTAGATGCAAGTAAAAGGCGTGGGAAAAAGCTAGGAAGACCTAAAATTGATAAGGATAAAATCAATATTGCATTGCGCATGTATGACAGTAAAGAGTACTCCATA
Protein-coding sequences here:
- a CDS encoding TetR/AcrR family transcriptional regulator — protein: MDLKQKIIKTAYELFAEKGVEKTTVSEIIELAGSSKGGFYHHFKSKDEILEATTMNYINDLVMEYERILQDQDRTVIELLNLVFLKISEYKIDQIEEWPKMKILFSFSGNHVILRKLAEQFELVTTDCYLKLFRKGNEEGIFEIKYPEFLASLWTREVMMVFNKSREVIYAEQSETLHNFENLLHFTENLLNQTLGFTSHKIKIKEAALTYVQSARNEQNGEG
- a CDS encoding PEP/pyruvate-binding domain-containing protein, with amino-acid sequence MMKWFNEIKEGDFNLVGGKGYNLSKMYNLGLKVPNGFVITSETYEHYVNSNGLKDKINDIVNSNQSSLEKSEAIKKYFTEEFIENELKEQIGMDMKKISSGLVAVRSSSTVEDLPGMSFAGQYNTYLNVTNKDIIEKIILCWQSLWNERAIEYRSKNKITSDFSHAIVIQEMVNAKLSGIIFTSNPLTGIRNELLINSSYGLGEAIVSGEVNPDQYTVDKISGKIIRKEIASKEVLFQYAPYGIQYVPVKNNKKKVSSLERHHIQMIVKEAEKIQNYFGTPQDIEFAINDSNEFFIVQSRDITSLFPIEHFEQDGKIRAYLCVNTVMLGMKEPFTPLGFDMFSHTLPAIINIMSSRKKPIDHVFVKNADGRIFADITYLLSKKWIGKQFGKAFSGNDLPFEETMNRLIKQHGKQFVSQGIKFKIPWGVFKYALTSIKNLREAKKIPVTQRYDHMKAIGEAVIQKYKMKADNLKKLEEKLEFLKTVMVEAFILSVSKQGWYCTDYMNLTKIEKKLRKMYGNRFDVTPLTKSFPGCISVELGMSLNKLAKYFDEQQIEPTNHHPKVKDLLNKFGHRSTLELDFGVKRWSEDPEYIINLIKSYVVDQMYERNIAEIDENAKKAELLIEEIYQTIKVDKGERKANMMRTLMINYRIAAGMREYPKFDIIRMMTIARGVMLNVGEEFQKNGLLEEAQDIFYLRVNDIKHKQNLKQIVIENKETYHKQLTRTNIPRIVLNTGETYYSAQKFDPNSKVLQGMPLSAGIYEGKVRVVFDPKDSKLIEGEILVTESTNPAWTPLFITAKGLIMEYGGPVSHGGIVAREYGIPAVVGIPSATNRLKDGQMVRVNGETGTVELLE
- a CDS encoding Tn3 family transposase codes for the protein MKRNWSKKELEEHFTLLPSEDHLVLSKKTSANRLGFAVLLKYFQLEAQFPNKKQDVPKVVVQHLADQINSSVEDFFDKYSWGGKERSYTDHRKAIRNFFSFRELTAHDNALFSKSLEEEVQFTHDIEYLKNQAYSLFRTWKVEPPSVGSLKRMIESAIDKFEKNLYQITYQKLSSKTCSRLDALLESHSNEENDEFFDTNFTDEENNGILSFRELLSSSGKPSVKAMDMEVKKMLSIQHLQIPQDLCKQLSPKIVKKYRLRAATETVTELRAHPDPIRYTLLTILFRHRLSEIIDTLADLLDDITHKFGNKAKNTTRKEAIEELERVKGKNKHIVNLLEAAVDYPDGIIQDTLFPIVSSDLIQDIIKDMTRNNREYQEKIYTRMHSSYQGHYRKNLSNILKNLTFRSNNQSHQPVIESIQLIREYAESGQRYFAVGDEVPIDGVIQPKWKDIIIETDNKGTERVNRINYEIAVLQSLRTRLCCKEVWIEGANRYRNPDEDLPQDFEERKKEHFQALKAPIDSDLFISKIKQVMKYRLNQLNQGFKDKSNQKVTITMKNNKGWIRVSPLDKQLEPPQLAHIKQEIKHRWSNVNLLDLLKEADFHTGFTKHFKTTADREILDRKTIQRRLLLSLFGLGTNAGLKAVSAGNNTDSYRELRYIRNKFIHKDHLRQANAEVANHIIYHRMKEVWGEATTACASDSKHFGSWDQNLLTEWHPRYKKHGVMIYWHTDRKSACIYSQLKSCLSSEVAAMIEGVLHHCTDMEIDRNYVDTHGQSVVAFAFCHILGFKLMPRFKNIGSQKLYRPETGMNDEYEHLQKVLSKPINWDLIRQQYVQIMKYSAALRLGTASAEAILKRFTRDSQHPTYSALCELGKAIKTIFLCEYLYSEEIRREIHEGLNTVEHWNSVNSYIFYGKNSEIRSNSIEDQEVSAFSLQLLQNCLVYMNTLMVQEVLYDNNQYWLKKMTPEDFRGLTPLFYNHVNPYGTFKLNMDQRIPIKLKVS
- a CDS encoding recombinase family protein, translating into MIIGYARVSSQDQNLDRQMNMLTEYGCEKIVEEKFTGTIKERSGLNQLFEVIRKGDTVIVESISRLGRKTLDILNIIQQFDETEIKFVSLKENMDTGTSTGKAMFQMMCVIAELERNLIAERVKEGLDASKRRGKKLGRPKIDKDKINIALRMYDSKEYSIKEIIDATGISQGSLYRAINARKYKAVKRA